One genomic region from Populus nigra chromosome 8, ddPopNigr1.1, whole genome shotgun sequence encodes:
- the LOC133702008 gene encoding protein VACUOLELESS GAMETOPHYTES-like translates to MAEFRLFNHQLPFLLFDEEMDINVFCRACQVPVGGLTYTRTSCDIFLHKTCVDFPQEIQDPLNNCEDHLILMAQEHSYKCMACDLNCFAFSFHCNSCKFEVHFSCASIRGLHKSEGPDPKNYKHDSHEHFLGIVYCTETVQEIPYRRSKKTRVRFGNILAMLVCANLESTIKHECHYDPLILAYALEEDLDSVAWKGAGLRENPAQSLLRSAWKNASTY, encoded by the exons ATGGCAGAGTTCAGATTATTCAACCACCAGCTCCCCTTTCTCCTCTTCGATGAAGAGATGGACATTAATGTTTTCTGCAGAGCTTGCCAAGTACCTGTTGGGGGATTAACCTATACTCGTACTTCTTGTGACATCTTCCTTCACAAAACATGCGTCGATTTCCCCCAAGAGATTCAAGATCCACTTAATAACTGTGAAGACCATCTAATACTCATGGCACAGGAACATTCTTATAAATGCATGGCATGTGATCTGAATTGTTTTGCCTTTTCATTCCATTGTAACTCCTGCAAATTTGAGGTACACTTTTCATGTGCTTCGATTCGTGGTCTCCACAAAAGTGAAGGTCCTGACCCCAAAAACTACAAGCATGACAGTCATGAACATTTTTTGGGTATTGTATACTGCACAGAGACTGTACAAGAAATCCCTTACCGTCGTAGTAAAAAGACTAGAGTAAGATTTGGTAATATCCTTGCAATGCTTGT TTGTGCTAACTTGGAATCTACCATCAAGCATGAATGCCACTATGATCCTCTAATTCTGGCTTATGCACTAGAAGAAGATCTGGATTCTGTTGCTTG GAAAGGTGCTGGTCTTCGTGAGAATCCAGCTCAAAGCTTACTAAGATCTGCTTGGAAAAATGCTTCTACTTACTGA
- the LOC133701623 gene encoding uncharacterized protein LOC133701623 isoform X1: MMALENKETMQRSCEASLKCLQIKGFPYGNTFESFRFKEEIGAHPGRDVVEPVHSLSSEFLELPSEFQNKPAYHHDFGSWSTFYPDSQKMPPCQMNCFESQFYPFPLETRFQYAPFNMLSQGYPCEIQLQDFQYFVVIDFEATCDKERNPHPQEIIEFPSVIVSSVTGQLEACFQTYVRPTCNQHLSDFCRDLTGIQQIQVDRGVTLSEALLRHDKWLENKGIKNTSFAVVTWSNWDCRVMLESECRFKKIRKPPYFNRWINLKVPFCEIFGGARCLKEAVEMAGLEWQGRAHCGLDDAKNTARLLALLMHRGIRFSITNSLMWNTTDSSLPCKQSPENLSFSPHQPQKLKEMRIPVFPYHPFCFCGVKSSKGMVRKPGPKQGSLFFGCGNWTATRGARCHYFEWASP; this comes from the exons ATGATGGCCCTTGAAAATAAAG AAACTATGCAAAGGAGCTGTGAGGCCTCCTTAAAATGCCTCCAAATCAAGGGATTCCCTTATGGGAATACCTTTGAAAGCTTTCGGTTCAAAGAAGAAATTGGTGCTCACCCAGGCAGGGATGTTGTTGAACCAGTTCACTCACTAAGCAGCGAGTTTCTTGAACTTCCAAGTGAATTTCAGAACAAACCTGCCTACCATCATGATTTTGGCTCATGGTCTACCTTTTATCCAGACTCTCAAAAGATGCCGCCATGCCAAATGAATTGTTTTGAAAGCCAATTTTATCCCTTTCCTTTGGAGACTCGATTTCAGTATGCTCCTTTCAATATGTTATCTCAAGGTTATCCATGTGAGATCCAGTTACAAGATTTTCAGTATTTTGTGGTCATAGACTTTGAGGCTACTTGTGACAAGGAAAGAAATCCTCATCCACAAGAGATAATTGAGTTTCCATCTGTCATTGTGAGCAGTGTCACTGGTCAACTAGAAGCGTGTTTTCAGACATATGTGCGACCAACATGCAATCAGCACCTCAGTGATTTCTGCAGGGATCTGACTGGTATCCAGCAAATCCAG GTGGACAGAGGTGTTACTCTTAGTGAAGCACTCCTCAGGCATGATAAATGGCTTGAGAataaagggataaaaaataCTAGCTTTGCTGTGGTGACATGGTCAAACTGGGATTGTCGGGTGATGTTGGAGTCTGAGTGCCGATTCAAGAAGATCAGGAAGCCTCCTTATTTTAATCG ATGGATCAACTTAAAAGTTCCGTTCTGTGAAATATTTGGTGGTGCAAGATGTCTGAAGGAGGCTGTTGAGATGGCAGGCCTAGAATGGCAGGGCCGTGCTCACTGTGGACTGGATGATGCCAAAAATACTGCTCGGCTGCTTGCCCTACTCATGCATCGGGGTATCAGATTCTCCATCACCAACTCGCTGATGTGGAACACAACTGACAGTTCATTGCCATGCAAGCAGTCCCCCGAGAACCTGTCCTTTTCACCGCATCAACCCCAAAAGCTGAAGGAAATGCGTATTCCTGTTTTCCCGTATCACCCCTTTTGTTTCTGTGGGGTGAAAAGCAGCAAGGGAATGGTTCGAAAGCCTGGACCGAAGCAAGGTAGCCTGTTCTTTGGCTGTGGCAACTGGACTGCCACTAGAGGTGCCCGCTGTCATTACTTTGAATGGGCATCTCCTTGA
- the LOC133701623 gene encoding uncharacterized protein LOC133701623 isoform X2: protein MQRSCEASLKCLQIKGFPYGNTFESFRFKEEIGAHPGRDVVEPVHSLSSEFLELPSEFQNKPAYHHDFGSWSTFYPDSQKMPPCQMNCFESQFYPFPLETRFQYAPFNMLSQGYPCEIQLQDFQYFVVIDFEATCDKERNPHPQEIIEFPSVIVSSVTGQLEACFQTYVRPTCNQHLSDFCRDLTGIQQIQVDRGVTLSEALLRHDKWLENKGIKNTSFAVVTWSNWDCRVMLESECRFKKIRKPPYFNRWINLKVPFCEIFGGARCLKEAVEMAGLEWQGRAHCGLDDAKNTARLLALLMHRGIRFSITNSLMWNTTDSSLPCKQSPENLSFSPHQPQKLKEMRIPVFPYHPFCFCGVKSSKGMVRKPGPKQGSLFFGCGNWTATRGARCHYFEWASP, encoded by the exons ATGCAAAGGAGCTGTGAGGCCTCCTTAAAATGCCTCCAAATCAAGGGATTCCCTTATGGGAATACCTTTGAAAGCTTTCGGTTCAAAGAAGAAATTGGTGCTCACCCAGGCAGGGATGTTGTTGAACCAGTTCACTCACTAAGCAGCGAGTTTCTTGAACTTCCAAGTGAATTTCAGAACAAACCTGCCTACCATCATGATTTTGGCTCATGGTCTACCTTTTATCCAGACTCTCAAAAGATGCCGCCATGCCAAATGAATTGTTTTGAAAGCCAATTTTATCCCTTTCCTTTGGAGACTCGATTTCAGTATGCTCCTTTCAATATGTTATCTCAAGGTTATCCATGTGAGATCCAGTTACAAGATTTTCAGTATTTTGTGGTCATAGACTTTGAGGCTACTTGTGACAAGGAAAGAAATCCTCATCCACAAGAGATAATTGAGTTTCCATCTGTCATTGTGAGCAGTGTCACTGGTCAACTAGAAGCGTGTTTTCAGACATATGTGCGACCAACATGCAATCAGCACCTCAGTGATTTCTGCAGGGATCTGACTGGTATCCAGCAAATCCAG GTGGACAGAGGTGTTACTCTTAGTGAAGCACTCCTCAGGCATGATAAATGGCTTGAGAataaagggataaaaaataCTAGCTTTGCTGTGGTGACATGGTCAAACTGGGATTGTCGGGTGATGTTGGAGTCTGAGTGCCGATTCAAGAAGATCAGGAAGCCTCCTTATTTTAATCG ATGGATCAACTTAAAAGTTCCGTTCTGTGAAATATTTGGTGGTGCAAGATGTCTGAAGGAGGCTGTTGAGATGGCAGGCCTAGAATGGCAGGGCCGTGCTCACTGTGGACTGGATGATGCCAAAAATACTGCTCGGCTGCTTGCCCTACTCATGCATCGGGGTATCAGATTCTCCATCACCAACTCGCTGATGTGGAACACAACTGACAGTTCATTGCCATGCAAGCAGTCCCCCGAGAACCTGTCCTTTTCACCGCATCAACCCCAAAAGCTGAAGGAAATGCGTATTCCTGTTTTCCCGTATCACCCCTTTTGTTTCTGTGGGGTGAAAAGCAGCAAGGGAATGGTTCGAAAGCCTGGACCGAAGCAAGGTAGCCTGTTCTTTGGCTGTGGCAACTGGACTGCCACTAGAGGTGCCCGCTGTCATTACTTTGAATGGGCATCTCCTTGA
- the LOC133700542 gene encoding exosome complex component RRP4 homolog, which translates to MRGIEISLNQTQKIRLQRALKQLESLYLRANFNASVTVADTIPVSNEDTILKGHGTSERDGEVVATLCGVVERVNKLVYVRTLRARYKPEIGDIIVGRVVEVAQKRWKLEINFSQDAVLMLSSMNLPDGLQRRRTALDELNMRSIFEENDVVCGEVRNFQNDGGIQLQARSQKYGKLEKGQLLTIPPYLVKRQKHHFHHLEQYGVDLILGCNGFIWVGEHVEARDCIVEDQLNNTEQQFTKSNTTKEMPLETRRSICQLANAIRVLSILGFNVTLEVILETVDLSSTLNLGIDEMLGPEFHVLVAEREAERRTSMTKRKG; encoded by the exons ATGAGAGGGATAGAGATATCATTGAATCAAACCCAAAAGATAAGGTTGCAGAGAGCTCTGAAACAGCTAGAATCTTTGTATTTGAGAGCCAACTTCAATGCTTCTGTAACTGTCGCCGATACCATCCCCGTTAGCAACGAAGACACCATCCTCAA GGGTCATGGCACCTCTGAGCGCGACGGAGAAGTGGTGGCGACGCTCTGTGGTGTGGTGGAGCGTGTTAACAAATTAGTGTATGTTCGCACGTTGCGTGCCAG GTACAAGCCAGAGATTGGAGATATCATAGTGGGGCGTGTTGTTGAG GTAGCGCAAAAGCGGTGGAAATTGGAAATTAATTTCAGCCAAGATGCTGTTTTGATGCTTTCTTCTATGAATTTACCTGATGGGCTTCAG AGGCGGCGAACTGCATTGGATGAACTCAACATGCGCAGTATTTTTGAGGAGAATGATGTTGTGTGT gGTGAAGTGCGTAATTTTCAGAATGATGGTGGCATACAATTGCAAGCAAGAAGTCAGAAGTATGGAAAG CTTGAGAAGGGTCAGTTGCTCACGATTCCTCCATATCTagtgaaaagacaaaaacatcaTTTCCATCATTTGGAACAGTATGGAGTTGACCTGATACTAGGATGTAATGGGTTCATTTGGGTTGGTGAGCATGTCGAGGCCAGGGACTGTATTGTAGAGGATCAACTAAACAATACTGAACAACAATTCACCAAATCCAATACAACCAAAGAAATGCCACTAGAGACGAGGCGGAGCATATGTCAGTTAGCAAATGCTATCCGTGTCTTGTCAATTTTAGGCTTTAATGTAACTTTAGAAGTGATACTGGAGACTGTTGACTTGAGCAGCACACTGAATCTTGGAATAGATGAGATGCTTGGGCCAGAGTTCCATGTTTTGGTAGCAGAGAGAGAAGCTGAACGCCGCACATCGATGACAAAAAGGAAGGGGTGA